The sequence tacaattattattctatGAAATTGAAGTCCAATTTTCTATTTGCTCTTTGTCAATCTTATTTTCATTTGTCTTGAAAGGTGttgcatttgttttatttcactaTCACTTAGTTGTACGTAAGTATATGGTTTAGAAATGCGAAAGTCAAAATTGGCTTCATGAGTTTCATGGGTACTATTATCTACTTTGTTGGTGGaacacatttcatttaattctgcTGGCTTTTTTGTGACTAATAGTGTTAAGTGTCACTTATCTTTATCAAATTCCTTTGCTACCTTTGCCTTAGATTTGGGCTTTATCTTGGTACTATCATCATTGGTATCTTTTTctataacattaattttattcgaGGTATCATCCTTGGTATCTAAGGGGGGCAAGTCTAATAAATATGGCATCATACTACGACTTTTCTCTTCAGCTGATAGCCACTCCATCTGTCAAAGAAAGTAGTTAAGGTTTTATGAACAAGcttataaaaatagtaaaaaatagtatttatgtCAACAAATACTTATgtttaggtaaataaatatatacaaaggTGCCAGTTTATCAATGCAATGTAGATTGTTCCTGATCTTTCATCTATACTATAATCagagtattaataaaattaatgttgaaatttcaaaaaaattaaaaattctcatttttttcaattactacTTTTCTGAAACCACTAGGGGATCTATGATTTGAAATGGATCACAATAGCATAAAGTATGATTCTAATCTTCAATCTGATTACCTTTTGCCGATGATCTCTGACAGCATCATCACAAATGTCGATACACATTTGTTCGGTGAGACGACCATCATCAGAGGCGTAGGCGGCGGCTTGCCATGCCACACCCAATTTTGAAAGTGCTCTACCAGACATACCAGCTGTTCTCGTTGCCAAGGTCGAACACAGAGCACCATAGTCAAATTGATCAACGCTTAATCGtctagaaaaatgtttttattgtaaattttaaaatgtttatacaAAAAGGCAGGTAATCCGAAACAATCAAACAAACAGAAAATCAATATTAATACCAAAGTCTCAAGTTCATGTAACGCCCGTGTTCAGAACTTCAGTCATCACCTTAGGGCCCTCTAGTAAGTCCGCGGTGAAAAACATCGACTTTACTAACTCGATCAGCAGACGGTCATTTTGTATGGagaataatactttttatttacaatttttaacaTTGACATAACATTTATATAGACATGTTAACATGGGAAAGCAATTGCAATAGTTGTGGCAGCTAATAGCCTTTGAGAAATGTCGCGTTCATCTATACCATtagaacatttattttctattttaacagATGAATCCGCAACGATTGGCGACGTGCTTTCAAGCGAATCAAAACAGGTGCCAACCTTTGGTGGTGTAGTAATACCAATATAATCTATAATGATCTGTTTTAAGGCACTGTAAGAAGCGCTCATGGCGCCCCTTGCTTTGTTGTAGCTCgacaaatgtatttttaattcagaTTGATTTATAGGTCCCGGCGTCATAACACGGGCACAAATTCATTGAAAGGTCCGAGGCCGCCTCATATTACCGCTATAATCGTGTGCAACGAACACTCTGCACCATAGGTAAATTTGCCTCTGAATAATACAGTGAATAGTAAAGCATAGTACATACCTCTTTCCTTCAGATGCTGGTTGCAGAacaaatttatcaaaataaagGCGAATCAATCTTTCTCTCTCTTCAAGAGCTGGCAAACCAAATTCAATCATTTTGTCGAGACGGTCATTGATAGCAGAATCAAATTGTTGAGGTGTGTTCGAGGCCAAAACCAACATAATCCTGCTGCTTTGGTCAGAAGTTCTGTAGAGGAATGCATTCAATGCTGCTCTTAAATCCTCACTGATTTTTTCTGAAGAACGTTTTCTCAAGAATGCGTCTGCTTCATCAATGAAAACAAGAACACCTTTCCTGCTGGTGTTTGCCCAGTCAAATACTTTATGGATAGCTGCTACTGCATCTTTGCCCATAGGAGCAACATCACCACCCGTCATTATGGCATAATCCATACCAGAATGTTTTGCAAGTTTCTAAGGAAAATGAAAAATTCATCATTATATCACATctacattttgaaataaattcaatttaaagttACATATTTAATTACCTTGGAAAACAATGTTTTTCCTGTTCCAGGAGGTCCATACATGAGCAAGTTTCTATAAAAACCTTTATTCAATCTAGTATTTTTTGTAGCAATCGCAATGTCTCTCAATCTTTTTTCCAGATTTGGAGCTAGAACTACACCAGCCAGAGCATCCTGAGGTTTTCTAAAACTCGAAACAGCTTTTGAAACTGTCAATATAGGATGTTTAACTGCCTCTAACAATGAAAATCTTGAGGTTTCATTAACAAGTGTGGGTTTTCCTAAAAATGAAATCAGTGCACATCAATTTTAGAAAACCATGAGGTTCTAGATTATGTGTTAATTACATTAAGTAGTCGTTCGGCATATTATGAGGTCACATGGATATATACTACAATCCTGTCTATTAGTATTTACTGTGAAGAATTCATGCTTAAGTTAGCTTCAGTTAATAaatcagtttgaagagtggaagtAGCTATTTGACACTATTGGGACTTCATCTTCAGTCTTAAAACTTGTGATAGTATTCACATAGTATGGCATATGGGGTCCAGTAATTACTTTTCTCCAAATATGTTGTGATaactaaaataaagtaatatattgcaaataataaaaaaaaaacatttggggTGTTCAGGAGAAATTGATGGACATATTCTTTTTCCTACAGTAAATGAGTTTCAAGCAAGCAAGTATATATCATACAATCTACACTCATGGATAAGTTTAGagtagaaaattatattttatagtttatatttttGACTTATTTATTAGGTCTAGTGTAAATTAAATCTACAAATAAACTGAGAACGCCAAACCCTATCACCACTCAAGTTGCCAGAGATATTACTAGAGTATGTAGAATATGAATATCAAAGTTGGAGGTACacagttattttaaaaaacaaaaaacttggaGATAATGGCGGAGAGAATACCCAATAGTATACAAACACTCGCTTGCATATGTATGTAAATGGAAAATTGTGGACAGAGATCACCAGATGGTTTGTTATTAGTGTGCCCTTAACTTCTTTTAGGTAAGAAAGAAGGTCCAAGAAGTTCAAGGGGTTACAGCAAGGGCAATGACTATGTAAAGAAGACTGAAATAGTAAAAGTAACTTAACTTATAAGTTGTTATTTAATGTTGCTTTTATTATCTGGTCATTAGAACGGACAACAAAACAGTTCAAACAACTACCAATTGCCGGTCTCAAAAGTGATTTGGGAGTTTAATAGCAAAGCCACTCACCCAAGAAAAATCTACTTTCTATCACATTGATAGCAAGAGCGATTGGGAAGGAACACAAAACGAATTgacatgttaaaaaaaattcttcattTATATGGAGTAATTTCTCTCATAACCTCTTTGAACTCTTTAATTTGACTCTTAAGACAAATAATCGTAAAAATGTTgtttattcataattatttatatgtttattgaaaattatatttgttttaacgtatttatttgttattacaaTACCCTAAAATTAGACACAGACAAAAAGTAAATTTTACTTACTCTTGAAGACTGAATTTTTTGTCAGTACGCTAAAATTTGTAGAAAGATAAATGAGTGTGTGATGGATTAAAATACAAACAACCTTCATAACAATCAACATTTCTACCTGTTATTCACACTGCAAACTATATCAATCCTGTCATGtgtttaaaaatcatttttacgtAAAGtgttatcattttgtttttaaatacaattagtTACTTTAGTAAGAAAATTTGAGTTATTAAATAATTCTTGGTACATTAACCAATTCATATTTGTACAAACTGACACAACCAACATCagattcattaatttaaatatgtataataaatatgataaatataataatatgtattaaataaaattatctgcCAATTATACTAATGAATGAAAAACTAGAAAGAATAATAACTTTTTACATAAagatgattaaaataaatagaaatttatgttttttaccAATGCGAGCCTCAATGAATCTAGCTGCAACCGATGTGGCTCCCTTTGCTGAATAAACACCAAGTGCCAATAATGACAAACCCCCTGCAGCAGCTAAAGTTTTATCCCAATCTGTCACTAATGCATTCAGACCAGAACCTACTACGCTCCCAGCTGTCCTATTAACATACAATAATTACAATACATTACAATCAATTGTGTAATGTTTGTATGATAAAGTTAGTGTATGGAAAAGTGAAGTTATACAAAAATTAACGAGGTAAGATATCTAAAATCCAATTTCATAAACTCACTTTATACTTTCTAGAATAGTAACTCTGTTCTCAGCAGCCTTTAGTCTAATTTGTTCAAGATTTATGTCTCGATTTTCTCTGTCAGCCTGCGCTTTGGCTCGAGCTTCTGCTTCTATTGCTCTCAATTTATTTTTCTCTCGCAGCTCCATTTCATGTTCTATAGTAGCTCTCCTTAAGGCTTCCTGTTTTGCTACACTCTCTTCTTGTCTAAAATAAAGGTTGTttagttaatttataatattaggggACTGATATTGTGATTTTAATCTAATTGATatcaatgtattttatattctaaTGAAAAGTATACTCAAATTATCTTTCAACTGTCTTACTTTCTGAGAATTTCTTCTTGAGATTTCTGTTGTTGTACAAGTTGTTCTTCGTAACGTTTTTTAGCTAATTGATCTTGGTATTGAGCTCTCATTTGGTGCTGTTTTGTTTCTTCCTATAACAGAtgagaatttattattattaaatgcctCTAAAAGAAACATCTTCATGAACTTTTTACCTCTTTGACTGATCTATAAAATTAAAGTAACCTGTAATGTTTTTCGTCTTTCTTCATAATCAACTTTCTTTTGTTCTACTTTAGCTTGTTCAATGGCTGCTTCATATTCCTTAATCTTGGCCATTTGCTCCTGTTGTCGAGTACTTTCCTGAAGTTTACTAAGCTCCAAAGCATCTTTTGCATGTCCTAAAAGAGTAATTCCAATCAAATAACATATTATGCTGTACTTTATCAAATAGATGCAAGCAGTAGCAGCAGAAACACTTTCATATATTATAAGGGAGTGATCAACATGCAAAAATGATATACACCATAAAACAAACGACTATCAGATTGTTATTTAAGTTCAATAGTTGTTCACTGTTTAACTTATCATGCATTTTATACCTGTTTCGCTTTGCTAATTTTTGCGATAAGTGTTTAAAATACACAGTGAATTTAGGGCTGAGTATAGTGGAAGAtacatatgaaaataaaaacggaAGTCTTTTGTTAGGCTATCCACTTTTAATACTTTGATGTACATCATCAATCAAACTAAATGAATTCATATCAATTGCCGTAGTTCTTAAAAATCATTCTAAAATGTAAGGTTATGCGGTGGCATTATGCAATAGCGCGCAACGTgattaaaagttataaaatatcTTACTTGATCGTTCCAGCTCTTTTGCAGCCGATGCAGCTCGCTCTAGGGCACTTGAATCAAACCGGTAGGCTTCCATGGCTTTCCTCTCTGATTTAGAAAGGTTAGTAGAAGGTGCGGCAACACCAACCCCATCGGCTGGTGGATCGTCCGAAGGAGGAGGTTGTGGAGGTTTTGAACTGTACCCAAATAGCCACGACATCGTGACTTCAGTAAATAATTTTCAAGTTGTGTTAGTAAACTACTTTCATAAGAAACACGATTGTTCACAAAACTGATGATATCTAGTAGAGTAGCGGCTATGGAAGGCACGACAGCCGGAGTGGTCAAACCACAAACTGTCAAACTGAAAGTAGGCAGTAATTCTATTTTCCAACAAACAAGGCCAAGGTAtcacaccatacagcctaatcttttatatcttCTGTTGATATAAAGAATGAGGAAGTTTCCAATcgcttaaaaacaaaaaataattatataaatttaaagacaataaaaaatattaaagatagtAAAAAAATACGGCGGAACGCACTAAAACTGGACGAACTATAATTACCTCCGCACGGAGACTCGTGTTTTACGCTCGCATTACTATCTCAGACGTGGTGTATGTGGGCTTAGACTTTTTGACTCAAATTCGTTCTATACAAGCGCAGAAATAAGATACCTACCTACTTAATCTTTTATCCGCCGTACTTTTACATCTTATTTATTAccgttttatttgtattttggtaAGAAACTATCTACGGAAATACAATACCTCAACTCGCTTAGTACTAAATGAGTCAGTGCAATCCaactataatattttgtataactACCTATTATAGTACCATTAAACACCTTAAAATAGATTTCTGTTTGTTATTTACCGTTTTATccttttaaagaaataagcaaaaCTACGAATCGGCACAAAAATCTCTCGTGAGCTTGACCGCCTGGAACCGTACCCGCCCGACCGGTGGCAACTCGGTGACCCATCGTAGATAttgaacaaacaataaaatcgatatcaatatttgtagtaaaatatttatttaggtacTCTAGATCTAGATTTAAGGTAAGTATTCACTAACGGATCAATGAATCGAAGATCtaataaagttattaaaatgttttacagATTTGCCCAAGAAAGCTAATGTGACGACGCCATTGGCTATATGCAGGTGTAAAGAGAAGGCCAACTATGCACggtaaaagcttttttttttcgggccgaggCCCGAACCTCTTACGTTCTCTCCGCGCCTAGggagcgcgcggggtatgtgggacttgacgatctgcaaggtgttgggagcagaccgcgggcccaaggaattttagggcccacccactaaacgactcccctgcactcttacacctgacgtccgatctccatccggggtcaaaacccggtcagagtagggggttcccgcggtcaacactacaaccagacacgcggcgccaccccgaggacgcccgaccgacgggtcgtcgaggcgattgTCGACGAACAACGAcatcagtctccgcggtacggcggccctgccagaccgcccgggcgatgccgctatTGTTACctcgctgggccagaaccagcctgccaggtcggagcgcgatacaccgccgatcgggttgctcttccacagtatgttcggcgacgacagcgacgacgaaaatgcggaccgcgtcgcagtccgcagccgccgacgcgcaccccgtcctcctggtgccagcgcgctagagtgacggtaacGTACGGCGCAGCCTCAATctccttaggtcgccccgtgaccatcaccgggaggagactgcctcctcataggggccggagctggacaaacgccctcctccgaaccccggctcggcggcggcggcacgacgccgagagggaagatgagctctccctctcccgttccacCGCCTCCTGCgggatggtggactcgcagaagtcgagcatcgcttgccaggactcgtcgctgccgagcatcgtagccacgacggtcggaagcgacaagtccggtcctatttttgcaaggAGGACAAGGCGCCGCTCCGCGatagcggggcagtacgcgaccGTGTGCTCCGcggtgtcctcgttgcagccactgcaatgatggcacttcggcgtcggctccctccgggcaacgaggtgcaggtagcgaccgaaacaaccgtgtcccgtgagcacctgcgttgctcggaaggtgagacgtcgcCGGTcgctcgacggtccgtcgcctgtaggcggggtccgccaagcggcaagaccacgcctcgagcatgGCAGGCCGAGATtaaagcttccgcgctcgaactatgCACGGTAAAAGCTAGAATAACTCCAGAGCATAAAGTTAACAGCAAGCCATATCATTGTGCATTTGTATGTAATGAAGAGACTGAACAGATTATAAGCGTATGTTGCGAAGATCGTGCCGCCAGCCCGGGAGGTTGTAAGCACACTATAGCTCTAGTTATGTGGGTGGACCGACGATCTAAAGAACCATCTTCTACGTCTGTGAAATGTTATTGGACAAAAGCAAAGCTTTCTATTGTTGGAagtaacttaaaatttattaaaactgctGATTTGGTTCCAccgacataaaaaaaactaaggctCCGAAGGTTGTTCTGCCTTCTGAATTCGCCGCATATGTTTCCACTGAAAGAGACCGACAGATTAATAATGTCTGAAGATTCTGTCATACCATCACTAATGTCGTGGCCTTggagtatttaattttaattgcctGAAGATTTAATGT is a genomic window of Bombyx mori chromosome 1, ASM3026992v2 containing:
- the LOC119628602 gene encoding ATPase family AAA domain-containing protein 3A homolog; translated protein: MSWLFGYSSKPPQPPPSDDPPADGVGVAAPSTNLSKSERKAMEAYRFDSSALERAASAAKELERSRHAKDALELSKLQESTRQQEQMAKIKEYEAAIEQAKVEQKKVDYEERRKTLQEETKQHQMRAQYQDQLAKKRYEEQLVQQQKSQEEILRKQEESVAKQEALRRATIEHEMELREKNKLRAIEAEARAKAQADRENRDINLEQIRLKAAENRVTILESIKTAGSVVGSGLNALVTDWDKTLAAAGGLSLLALGVYSAKGATSVAARFIEARIGKPTLVNETSRFSLLEAVKHPILTVSKAVSSFRKPQDALAGVVLAPNLEKRLRDIAIATKNTRLNKGFYRNLLMYGPPGTGKTLFSKKLAKHSGMDYAIMTGGDVAPMGKDAVAAIHKVFDWANTSRKGVLVFIDEADAFLRKRSSEKISEDLRAALNAFLYRTSDQSSRIMLVLASNTPQQFDSAINDRLDKMIEFGLPALEERERLIRLYFDKFVLQPASEGKRRLSVDQFDYGALCSTLATRTAGMSGRALSKLGVAWQAAAYASDDGRLTEQMCIDICDDAVRDHRQKMEWLSAEEKSRSMMPYLLDLPPLDTKDDTSNKINVIEKDTNDDSTKIKPKSKAKVAKEFDKDK